The window TTTGGGGACGGGATCCAAATACTTAAAACTGAGTAAGGCTGTTTAGCAGCATCCTATGGCTTTGAATGACAAGGGACATAACTCAGTTGGAGGGAAAAGAAATCCTTTCACACTCTGgaaatttgtttctattttctttgaaaactgcccgataaaatactttttttaaaggggaggCGGCCTGTTCTATCAACCTTCAAATAATAGAGAGTTAGCCTGATTGCTTTTCCATCTGCCCTAGAAGGCTTTCATTATTAAACAGGAGCAGAGCTCCCTTCTCCTTACAGACGGAGGCAGGGCCAAATTCAATTTTGCCTttacaaagacagaagtgaaggTGGCCGAGGGAGGAATTTTTATTCCCTGTATTTGTGCTTTAGGACCAGAGGGGGGGATCCTTAAAACAAGCCcccctctttcattctttctttctcaaggaTGGGCAGCCAAGGCTCTCCCACCAGATCCCCAATTTCTTGGTATTTGGAATGtataaggcattttttttttttttgcagcggGGGAAATTTCCTCAGTGGTCCACCCCTGACTGTAACTAGATCCAAAAGCATTCCTTCATCACATTCCTAACCAAacttgggggatggggagggaaagggtgatAGGCACAGCCATCATTTACACCTGTGAGCAAAAGCAACCTAATAAAGCTGTTTAAAACTAGTCACTCGGGAGTCTGCAGTACAAAGACGTTGAAAAGTTGAACtttggtaggaaaaaaaattacctccCCCAAGAGCCCATATTTCAAAGAAGCCGTTTGTTAGCGTCAAAAGAGGCAGCCCTCCCTCTGGCTTTAGTGATAATCCCCACACACAATCTGGGCTTTGGGCTAAGAAAGCTAAGGACAAGGGCATTCCGTCTCTCTTACAGGTGACTGGACAAAACCGGCTGATCTACACAAACCCTTTGACAGCAAGCTCTAGCTAGGACGGGGGAGGACAGAAGGTCGGTCCTAagggttgcctttttttttcttccctaaaccAAAAGACTGTGAGGGTTACCGAAGGGAGGGAACGTCTCTTGGTTTGGGGTTGCCACGGCGGGCTAAAGAGGAGGGGTGTGACTCTCGGCTTCGATCACCCAGGACTGGAGCCAGGGACTAGGGGCAGAGCCAGGTGCAACGGTGCAGGACTAGGGAGCGGAGGGACTTTAAAGCGCGTAGACCGGCTGGGCCGCTAACGCTGTCTTGGAAAAATCCCTTCCCCTTGTCGAGTCTCAGCATTCtaatgtggaaaaggaaagagggtggGCTGGACGATCTCCGAGCTCCTTTTTGGCTCCGACGGTGGCTGGAGCTGAGCTCTGCCAGCTCTCCAGGGGCTCCGGAGTCCGGCTGCCCCTGCCCACCCCCAACAGGGGTTCCTTACCCGGCACTTGCGTCCATCCACCGTCTCCTCATCAAAGCCCTCCCCGACCTTGAAGTTGATCTCGGTGGTGCGGACGGTGGTGGCGGTCTTGATGTAGAACTGGTCCCCGTCCTGGCGGATCTCCACGTGTGGCTTGGAGGCTGCGGCCACGGCCACCTTCCTCAGCATGGCGTTCACACCTGGCCccggggagggaaaggagggcagAGCTCGGGTCAGTGTAGCCAGAGAATAAAAAGGTGGCATAGGGAGAATGGGGGCTGCGTCCAGCAGCAGGGGTCTCCGGGTGGGAGACAGCCCCGTTATCATGGCCAGGGAGGTGGCCCGGTTTGTCTCCCCATAGCGCCCAGCCCGGGAGGGAAGGAGCCGTCCAGGCTGCAGAAAATGGCCTCTTAGTTGGCCCTTGCGGAGTCCCCTCTTCCCTAACCCTTAACCGGTGCCCATGCTCTGGTCCGAGGTGAAGGGATGCCACCCTCCAGCCCGGCCGCATCCGTCTTACCTAGCGCCTTGAGAAGCTCATCGAAATTCTCACTGCTCCGCATCTTCCAGGTGCCGGCGAAGTTGGGCATGGCGTCGGGCTGGGTGCACGGCCGGTGCGAGCTGCACGATCAGAGCGAAGCGCTCGCTGTGAGCGAACTGCGGGACTGCGGCCGGCCCTGCCCAGCCCGTGAGTCACTAGCCGaaagcccccaccccaccccaccccacgcccgcccctgcccccgcccccccgcTCCCCGGGGACCAGGCTGCAGTCTGCCtggccgccccgccccccccccctccttcggCCCGCGCCCTCCACGCAGGGCGTGGAGCAAGTCCTAGTGTACGCGGCCCTGGGCCACTCGTTAGCTGGGTGACCTTCTCCAAGTCCCTTATCCTctcgtgcctcagtttcctcgtctgaaagatgagggaattggattcGATGCTGTCTGAGGTCTCcgtcagctctaaatctatg is drawn from Dromiciops gliroides isolate mDroGli1 chromosome 2, mDroGli1.pri, whole genome shotgun sequence and contains these coding sequences:
- the CRABP1 gene encoding cellular retinoic acid-binding protein 1; protein product: MPNFAGTWKMRSSENFDELLKALGVNAMLRKVAVAAASKPHVEIRQDGDQFYIKTATTVRTTEINFKVGEGFDEETVDGRKCRSLPTWENENKIYCTQTLVEGSGPKTYWTRELANDELILTFGADDIVCTRIYVRE